A single window of Vibrio alfacsensis DNA harbors:
- the dapA gene encoding 4-hydroxy-tetrahydrodipicolinate synthase produces the protein MFSGSIVALITPFKPDGEVDLEGLQKLVEYHIEAGTDGIVAVGTTGESATLTIEEHVKVVNKTVEFADGRIPVIAGTGANATHEAVTFSKLLADSGIAGYLSVTPYYNKPSQEGLFLHYKAIAEASDVPLILYNVPGRTAVDLLPETVARLSKLDNIVALKDATGDLSRVALHRELCGEDFILLSGDDATGLEFVKLGGNGVISVTNNIAAKDMADMFHLASEGKYDEAEVINQRLMTLHKNLFVESSPMPVKWAAHKLGLIDENSLRLPLTPLSEKSEPIVEQALTDAGIY, from the coding sequence ATGTTTTCAGGAAGTATCGTAGCGCTGATTACACCATTTAAACCTGATGGTGAAGTGGACCTAGAGGGTCTACAAAAGTTGGTTGAATACCATATCGAAGCTGGTACAGACGGTATTGTGGCAGTCGGCACGACAGGTGAGTCGGCAACCCTAACCATCGAAGAGCATGTAAAGGTCGTAAACAAAACGGTCGAATTCGCCGACGGCCGTATCCCAGTGATTGCTGGTACGGGAGCCAATGCAACCCATGAAGCAGTGACATTTAGTAAATTACTGGCGGATTCTGGAATCGCAGGTTACCTGAGTGTGACGCCTTACTATAACAAACCATCTCAAGAGGGTTTGTTCTTACACTACAAAGCGATCGCAGAAGCAAGTGACGTACCTCTAATTTTGTACAATGTACCGGGGCGTACCGCAGTCGATTTGTTGCCAGAGACCGTGGCACGTTTGTCAAAGCTTGATAATATTGTGGCACTTAAAGATGCAACCGGTGATTTAAGCCGAGTTGCACTTCATCGTGAACTTTGTGGCGAAGATTTTATCTTACTAAGTGGCGATGATGCGACAGGCCTTGAGTTTGTAAAACTTGGCGGCAATGGCGTTATCTCGGTAACGAACAATATCGCAGCTAAAGACATGGCAGATATGTTCCATTTGGCAAGTGAAGGTAAGTACGACGAAGCAGAAGTCATTAACCAACGTTTAATGACATTGCATAAAAATTTATTTGTTGAATCAAGCCCAATGCCAGTTAAGTGGGCAGCACATAAGCTGGGTTTGATTGATGAAAATAGTCTGCGTCTGCCTTTGACTCCGCTTTCTGAAAAATCAGAGCCGATTGTGGAACAAGCGTTGACTGACGCCGGTATTTACTAA
- the bamC gene encoding outer membrane protein assembly factor BamC yields the protein MKLSSQLVLSSLAVFVLTACSGAANQRRQAKDDFEYLNTPALEEWNVPADAQRQYYPNYTIPQGSYTGGIGKQVDIRPPQQVLELIPGARLDRTSDGEIMLWLLRKDELDKVWQTVQDMVANNKIPVENQTDSRIETGWVTWNSPDEDVEIGSRYEITRTEANGRHGFKVNLIDWREGNQVTEVTRTNRERYNVFMTNLVTARYDQQVREEAERKAQELVKHIPITMGKDRSGLPVIIARTPYNTLWQRVPNILPKMGFKIEERSQSQGTVSAVYASPDDEFWNDIGVKPIDLGPGKYTFLLGDLGNRTSINITDSSGKPVEEEFLKSLEPVLAAVVKE from the coding sequence ATGAAGCTTTCAAGCCAGTTAGTGTTAAGTTCACTAGCTGTATTCGTGTTGACTGCCTGTTCAGGTGCAGCTAACCAACGTCGTCAAGCAAAGGACGATTTCGAGTATTTGAACACGCCGGCCCTGGAAGAGTGGAATGTTCCAGCCGATGCGCAACGTCAGTACTATCCAAATTATACGATTCCGCAAGGTAGCTACACGGGTGGTATCGGTAAACAAGTGGATATACGTCCACCACAACAAGTTTTAGAGCTTATCCCGGGTGCGCGTCTTGATCGAACTAGCGATGGTGAAATCATGCTTTGGCTACTTCGCAAAGACGAACTGGATAAAGTTTGGCAAACCGTTCAAGACATGGTGGCTAACAACAAAATCCCCGTTGAAAACCAAACGGATTCGCGTATCGAAACGGGTTGGGTGACGTGGAACTCTCCAGATGAAGATGTTGAGATCGGCAGTCGCTATGAAATCACTCGTACCGAAGCAAATGGTCGTCATGGTTTTAAAGTGAACTTGATTGACTGGCGCGAGGGTAACCAAGTTACAGAAGTAACGCGAACTAACCGTGAGCGTTACAATGTCTTCATGACAAACCTGGTGACCGCTCGTTATGACCAGCAGGTTCGTGAAGAAGCTGAGCGTAAAGCGCAAGAGCTTGTTAAGCATATCCCAATCACGATGGGCAAAGATCGCAGTGGTCTTCCAGTGATTATTGCTCGTACTCCATACAATACCTTGTGGCAACGTGTCCCAAATATCTTGCCTAAGATGGGCTTTAAGATTGAAGAGCGTAGCCAATCTCAAGGTACGGTTTCGGCGGTTTATGCTTCGCCAGATGATGAGTTTTGGAATGATATTGGCGTGAAGCCGATTGACCTCGGGCCAGGTAAGTACACGTTCTTACTCGGTGATTTAGGTAACCGTACGTCTATCAACATCACGGATTCGTCAGGCAAACCGGTAGAAGAAGAATTCTTGAAATCACTAGAGCCAGTATTGGCTGCCGTTGTGAAAGAATAA
- a CDS encoding glycine cleavage system protein R, translating to MKQHLVLTAVGTDRPGICNQVVKLVTHAGCNIIDSRIAIFGNEFTLIMLLTGNASNITRVETQLPLLGQEHDFITMMKRTSYHELLDSSYTVEVFIESEDRMGLTEKFTQFFADKHIGIDSLSAQTISKSKVQLDADQFHIAITASVSADCNLMQLQEDFDELCQSLNVQGSLNFIKTHYK from the coding sequence ATGAAGCAACATCTGGTACTTACAGCAGTTGGAACGGATCGTCCGGGCATTTGTAACCAAGTGGTTAAGCTCGTCACTCACGCAGGCTGCAATATTATAGATAGCCGTATCGCTATTTTTGGTAATGAATTTACCCTCATCATGCTACTCACTGGCAACGCAAGCAACATTACACGGGTAGAAACCCAGTTGCCTTTACTCGGCCAAGAACATGATTTCATCACAATGATGAAGCGAACTTCCTATCATGAACTTCTCGATAGCAGCTACACCGTTGAAGTATTCATAGAATCTGAAGATCGCATGGGATTAACTGAAAAATTTACTCAGTTTTTTGCCGATAAGCACATCGGAATCGACTCTCTGAGCGCACAAACAATCAGCAAATCAAAAGTACAACTCGACGCAGACCAATTTCACATTGCGATTACGGCCTCCGTTAGTGCTGATTGCAATCTGATGCAACTTCAAGAGGATTTTGATGAACTTTGTCAGTCGCTCAACGTACAAGGTTCTCTCAATTTCATTAAAACACATTATAAGTAA